CGAGTTCCGAGCAGCCTGACAGGAGAGGGGTCAGCCAATCGATATGCGAGGTGGTGGCAATGTCTGACTCAAGAAGTAAAGCCGTTCGTAAACGGGCGTTAGGTGTTTTCCAGCTTTTTGCCGGCCTGGTTCTCCTGGCCGGGGCCGCGCAGGCCGGCTCGGACTGGCCCCGGGTTGTGTATTCGGAAGATGGCACTCCGATTTCCTATGAAGTGCACGGTTCTGGTGAGCCCACGCTGGTGTTCGTGCATGGCTGGAGTTGTGATCTCCGTTACTGGCGGGCGCAGGTTCGCCATTTTTCCAGGAATCACAAGGTGGTGACGGTCGATCTGGCCGGTCATGGTCATTCGGGCTTGCAGCGCGAGTCCTATTCCATGTCCGCCTTCGGCGAAGATGTGCGGGCAGTCATCGAGGCCGTCGGCAGTGACGATGTCGTGTTAATCGGGCACTCCATGGGCGGGCCAGTGGTGGCAGAAACGGCCCAGCTGTTGCCGGATCGGGTCAGGGGATTGATCGGCGTTGACACCTTCCAGAACCTTGAGGAGGAGGTCACGCAGGAAGGAATGGATGAATGGCTTGCACCGTTCAAGAGCGATTTCCGCGAACGCGCCAGTCAGTTTGTCGCCAGTATGTTCGTGCCTGAAACCGATGAGAGCCTTCGCGATTGGGTGATTGCCGACATGTCTGCAGCGCCCCCGGACGTGGCGATGAGCGCCATGGAGCACTTGTTGAAGGACACGATGACTGGAGAGGCGAGGCAGGTATTTGATGGCCTCGAGATCCCGGTCGTGACCATCAACGCGGACCTGTGGCCGACCAATGTCGAGGCCAATCGGCGGCATATGCACTCCTTCGATGCCGTCCTGATGCAAGGCACCGACCATTTCCTGCACATGGCCCGGCCCGAGGCCTTCAATACCCAACTGGCCGAAGTGATTGCTCAATTGACCAACAGCGACAGCCCTCGAAACGACTGACGCTGCCGATTTGATCGTTTAGTTCGGGGTTAGCGCTTCGGCCAGGTAATCGATCATCAAGCGCAGCTTCGGGGTTACGTGGCGGCGTGAGGGGTAAAGAGCGTGGATGCCCAGTTCACCGGCGTGGTAGTCGGGCAGTAGTTCGACCAGGAGGCCGGCTTCGAGATCGGCGCCCACCAGGAAACTCGGTTGCAGGATGATGCAGCGATGTTGCAGGGCGCCTGTTCGGCAGGTGTCGCCGTTGTTGGAGTGCAGTACCGGGCGCAGGCGTACGCTGACCTCGCCTTCCGGACCCGTGAAGCGCCACTCGTCGCCGAGGGCAAAGTAGCTGTAAGACCACACGGCGTGATCGGCCAGTTCGCGCGGGTGTTGGGGTGTTCCATTGTTCGCCAGGTATTCGGGCGAGGTGCACAGAACCATGCGTGTGGTCGACAGCTCTCTTGCGATCAGCGTCGAATCGGGGAGCCGGCCGATGCGGATGGCCAGGTCGTAGCCTTCCTCGACCAGGTCGACGCTGCGGTCCGACAGCGTGATGTCGAGCTTCAGTCGCGGGTGTCGTTCGAGAAAATCACCCCAGAGGCCGGCCAGGTGCTGCACCCCGAAACTGACCGGCGCGTTGATGCGCAGACGGCCGATGGCCTCGGCGCTGCGCTCGGTGATCTCGGCCTCGGCATCCGACAGTTCCTCGAGAAGCTGGCGGGCGCGTTCGAGAAAGACTTCCCCATCCTCGGTCAGCGACAGCCTTCGCGTGGTGCGGTTGAGCAGGCGCACGCCCAGGCGCGACTCCAGCGCGGCCAGCTGGCGGGAAACGGCCGCCGACGACAGGTTCAGGGCCTCGGCTGCACCGACGAAGCTGCCGGCATCGACCACGGCGCTGAACACCTGCATTTCCTGGAAACGATCCATTATTGCATTTTACGCAATAACTAATCTCATACAAAGCTGTTTATTCCTTCAAATGAAAGGCATAGGATGGTTTCCATCGCGGGCCCACCGGGCCCCGAAGCCCATTACCGAAGGAGTAGATCATGAACAACACGACATTCAACAAGCTGCTTGCCACGCACGCCGGCTGGGGTCCGCTGGCCCTGCGCCTGGCTGCCGGCATCATTTTCGTCGCCCACGGTTCCCAGAAACTGTTCGGCTGGTTCGGCGGTAACGGCCTCGAAGGCACGGCCGGCTGGATGGCCTCGATCGGGCTCGAGCCCGGCCTGGCGATGGCCGTGCTGGCCGGCAGTGCCGAGTTCTTCGGCGGTCTGGCGCTGATCATCGGCCTGTTGGTCCGACCGGCTGCCGTGGCGCTGGCCATCACCATGCTGGTGGCGATCTTTGCCGTGCACTGGTCCAACGGCCTGTTCATGGCCAACAACGGCTACGAGTTTGCGCTGTCGCTGTTCGCTATCAGCGTGGCTCTGGTTTTCACCGGTGCCGGCAAGGCCTCGCTCGACGACTACATCAGCGGGTCTAACGAGATCTGATCGCTTGTTGCAACAGCCCGGGCTGATCCTCGGCCCGGGATTCATAGCGGAGATCGCATCATGAAACGCCTGCCCAGCCTGTTCATTTCCCACGGTGCGCCGGATTTCGCGCTGCAACCGGGCGTGATCGGCGAAAAGCTGGGCTCGCTCGGCAGGCAGTTGTCGCCGATCGAGGCGGTGGTGGTCGTCTCGCCCCACTGGATGACCGACAGCATCCGTGTAACAGCCAGCCCTCAGCCGGCCACCATTCATGACTTTCGCGGATTCGACCCGGCGCTCAAGGAGGTGGAATACCCGGCGCCGGGCCATCCTGATCTGGCCGCGCGGATTGTCGAGCGCTTGCAAAAGGCCGGCTGGTCAGCGCGAACCGACCCGGAACGCGGACTCGACCACGGCGCCTGGGTGCCGCTCACGCATCTGTTGCCGGACGCTTCGGTACCGGTCGTGCAGGTTTCCCTGCCGGCTGAACTGGATGGCGAGTCGGCTTTTTCGCTCGGCCGCGCCTTGTCGCCGCTGGCCGATGAAGGCGTTCTGGTGATCGGCTCGGGCAGCCTGACCCATAACCTCTACGAGGTGTTCCGGGGCACCGAGGATACCGAGTATGCCGAAGCCTTCGCAGGCTGGATTCGCCAGGCGGTCGAGGCAGGCGACACCGAGCGCCTCAAGTCGGCACTCGAGCTTGCGCCGCATGCCCGCCGCGCCCATCCGACGCCAGAGCACTACTGGCCGCTGGTGGTGGCCGCCGGCGCCGGCAGCGCACCGCCGGCCACCGTATTGGAAGGCGGCATGACCTACGAGGTGCTCTGCATGGACGCCTTCGTGTTCGGCCCCTTAAGCCGGTGAGGTATCGGCGGCGGTCGGGAAACGCCGGTAAGCCCAGAGAATGCCGGCGGTGGCGACCAGCAGCGGCAGGATGACCGAAGCCTCCAGTGATAGCCCGAAAGGCAGGCCGATGCGTACGATCGCCATGAACGCGATGGTGAAGGCCAGGATCATCCGCACCAGGTGTCGCCTGATCCAGTAGTTGGGTTGCTCGGGACGAACAGCGAGCATGTGCAGATCCTGAACCACCAGGAAACCGAACATCGCCGCCAACACGAGGGGGCCGATGAAGACCTGCTCCTGCAGCAGGCTGAAACGCACAAACTGGAAGGTCACGAACAACATCAGGATTGAAACCAGAACGACCAGTGCGATCGAACAGGCCTTGAACCCCCGCATGTCCCGGTTGATCGAAAGCAGGGCGGCGGGCACCAGGTAGAACTCGGCCGTGGCCAGCACGATGGCCAGGGGCAGGAACTCATGGAACATCATGATCAACGTGGTCAATGCGACCGGCAGCATGAGCCCGGCAAAAACCCATCCGCCCCGTCGGTGGATACGGGACCCCTTGGTCGAGACCAGGGCAACCAGTCCGCCGGCTATGGCTGTAAATCCCAGGCCGACGTGCGCCCAGCCATTGAAGTGGTAGATCAGCTCGTTCATCGAATTTCTCCCGTCGATCGACGCATCTGGCGGTTGTTCGGCTGCAATCGTGCGCGACGGCATGCAACGAACACCGCTTACTGAATCAATCGTATTTGGTGCAGAAACACTGCCACGACTGACGGTCGTGCATGCGCCAGTGCCCGGGCCGTCGCGATCGCCGGTCGCTTGACTGGGCCATTGGTTGGCCTCAAGTTGAATCGAATGAATCCATCGTCGCATTCACCACAACAAGCGCGAGACGGCCACTGGGTCTTCGGCTATGGCTCGCTGATCTACAAGGTCGATTTCCCGTATCGACAGCGGGAAGTGGCCAGCATCGAGGGCTATGCGCGGCGGTTCTGGCAGGGTTCGCACGACCACCGCGGCACGCCCGATGCACCGGGGCGTGTTCTGACCCTGGTGCCCGAGCCCGACCATGTCTGTCTCGGAATGGCCTATCTCGTGGATGGCGAGGTGTTCGCGCACCTCGACCATCGCGAGAAGAACGGCTATGAACGCCGGCAGGTTTCCATTCGACTGCGCGAATCCGATCTTAGCGTCGCAGGAACGGTCTATTTCGCCGGTCAGGACAACCCCGCCTGGCTGGGGCCGGCCGATGCGAGCGAAATCGCCCGGCATATCGGGCGTTCGCGCGGCCCGAGTGGCAGCAATCGTGACTACCTGCTGAAACTGGCCCGGGCCCTGCGCGAACTGGGCGCGGAGGATTCTCACGTCTTCGAGCTGGAACAGTATCTCCTCCAATCTGCCGGACATTGACCGCGTCGACGTCGTGTCCCGGGCAACTCGCGTATCATTCGCCGCATGCTTTTATTCATTGTCTTTGGCGGCCTGATCGGGCTTTTCGCCGGTGGCCTGATCGGCCTGTTTCTGGGTGCTGCGCTGGGCTACGGCGTCGGCGTTTTCATGCTGGGCGTTCTTCTGTCGCGAGGGCTGGGCGCGATTCAGCAGCAGTTCCTCGACTCGACCTTTGCCGTGATGGGTGCGCTGTGCAAGGCCGACGGAAAAGTCACGCGTGACGAAATCCGCGTCGCCGAGCAGTACTTCGAGCGCTTCGGGCTTTCGCAGGAACAGCGCCGGGGTGCCCGGGACTCCTTCAACCGCGGCAAGTCCGAAGACTTCGACCTCGACGGCGAGGTGACCCGCCTGCGCGGTGTGACGCGCGGCAACCAGCCCCTGCTTCAGCTCTTCTTGCAGGTTCAGCTCTCGGCAATCGCGGCCGACGGTGTTCTCGACGACGCCGAGCGCGACATGCTGATGCGCGTGGCCCGTGGACTCGGCTTGTCGGAGGCCGATGTCGCGCGCCTGGAAGCGATGCTGAGAGGCGGCGGTGGTGCCGGCCAGACCAGCGGCGGCAGTCTCGACGATGCCTATGCCGTGCTGGGCGTCGAATCGTCCGCCAGCGACGCCGAGGTCAAGAAGGCCTACCGCCGCTTGATGAGCAAGTACCACCCCGACAAGCTCGCCAGCAATGGCATGCCCGAGAACATGCGCTCGGTCGCCAAGGAACGGGTGCGCGAGATCCGCAATGCCTATGATCGGATCAAGAAGCAGCGCAATCGAGAGCAGGCGGCGTAGCGACGCCAGCACTGCGTAAGCTCGGCCCGCCCGCGTACAATTGATCAGGGCTTCCCTTGCGAGAATCGGTCATCCTGCTCCGACTGCTCATCACGCTGCTCGTCGCCTATGGCCTGCTGGTGCTGCTGGTTTACTTCATGCAGCCCCGGCTGCTGTTCCTGCCGAACGTTGCGGGGCGTGAGCTGGCTGCCACGCCTGCGCAGATGGGCCTGTCCTACCGCGATGTGACGCTGTCGACCGAAGATGGTGAAAGCCTGCATGCCTGGTGGCTACCGCACGAGAAGCCGCGCGCCACGCTGCTGTTCTTTCATGGCAATGCCGGCAACATTTCGCACCGGCTCGATAGCCTCGCGATCTTTCATGAGCTGGCGGTGTCGGTACTGATCCTTGACTATCGCGGCTACGGCCAGTCCAGCGGCAAGCCGACCGAGGCGGGCCTGGATCATGACGCACAAGCCGCCTGGCAATGGCTGACGGAAACCGAGGGCGTTCAACCACAGAACATCATTCTGTTCGGACGATCGCTGGGTGGCGCGGTGGCAAGCCGGCTTGCCGGTCGGGTTGAAGCCGCCGGACTGATCATCGAGTCCGCGTTTACCTCGGTCCCGGACCTCGGTGCCGAACTGTACTGGTGGCTGCCGGTGCGCCTGCTCTCGCGCCTGCAGTTCAATACTGCCGAGAGCCTTCGCCGTACTGACCTGCCGGTACTGATTGTCCACAGCAAGGACGACGAGATCATCCCCTTCGAACACGGCAAACGCCTGCACGAAATCGCCGGCGAGCGCGGAAGCCTGCTGGAAATCCAGGGCGGTCACAACACCGGCTTCCTGGAATCGCGACAGCGTTACCGCGAAGGCCTGGATCGGTTCGTCACCAAAGTGGAAGATTGAATGACACGAGCAGGCCGAATTGCCTTTTGACCCCTGATCTGTATGATGCCAGTTGCACCTCGGGCGTGCCGTGGAAGGGGACTTGAAGCGGCGGCTTAACTCGGCACAGCTTTAATCGCATCTTATCTTTATGAGCTTCTGGAAAGAACTACAGCGCCGCAATGTATTTCGGGTGGCAGCGGCGTATGTCGTCGTCGCCTGGTTGCTCATCCAGGTAGCCGAGACGATCCTGCCGATCTTCGAGGTGCCGGATGTCTTCCTGCGAGGCGTGATCCTGGTGCTGGTCCTCGGCTTTCCGCTGGCATTGTTCTTTGCCTGGGCTTTCGAACTCACGCCCGACGGCGTCAAGCGGGAAAAGGAAATCGATCGCGAACACTCGGCGGCGCCGAGAACCGGGCGAAGGCTTGACCGGGTCATCATCGTGGTGCTTCTGCTGGCGGTGGGTTATTTCGTGGCTGACAAGTATCTGTTGACGGCTGACCAGGCGTCACAGGCCCCGGAAACCGCCGGGGAGATAGATGAATCCGAGCCTGTCGCCGGAGACGCAGATGATTCCCGGGGCGAGAATTCCCTGGCCGTTCTGGCCTTCGACGACATGTCGCCGGACAACGACCAGGAGTACCTGGCCGACGGCATCGCCGAGGAACTGCTCAACCTGCTGGCCCGCATTCCGGACCTGAGGCTGATTTCCCGCTCCTCGTCATTCGCCTACAAGGGTCGCGACGTCTCGATCCGGAGAATGGCCGAGGAACTCGGCGTGGCCTACATCCTGGAAGGCTCGGTGCGCAAGGCCGGGAACCAGGTGCGCATCACGGCGCAGTTGATCGACGCCCGGGAAGACTCGCACGTGTGGTCACACACCTACGACCGCACCCTCGAGGACATCTTCGCCATCCAGGACGAGATTGCCGCCGCGGTCGTCGATGAGCTCAAGGTCACGCTGCTGGGCGATACGCCCACGGTCGTTCCGGTCGATCCGGAAGTCTACGAGCTGGTCCTCAAGGGCAGGCATTTTGCGAACATGAGCACGCCGGAGTCGTTCGAGCAGGCCAGGGAGTATTTCGAGGCTGCCCTCGAGATCGATCCCGACAACGCCGAGGCGCAAATCGGCCTGGCCGTGATTCTCATCAATGAAACGGGTTTCGGCGTCAGGTCCCGGGAGGCGGCGCTGCCCCAGGTGCAGGCGCGGTTGGAGAACGTGCTGAGCGCTCATCCGGATCATGCGAAGGCGAACAGCATGATGGGCTGGAAGTCGATGCAGTTCGAGAACGACTGGTCGGGCGCGGCAGCGTATTTCGAACGTTCGCTGGAAGAAGCGCCGACCGACATGAACCTGGTGTCCAACGCGCTGGTGTTGCTGTATGCACTGGCGCGGCTGGAGGAGGCGAGTGCGCTCTACCAGACCGTGATCGAGCGTGATCCGCTCAACCACCACGCACGGTCCAACCTGGCCAGGATCCAGCTGGATGCCGGTCACCTCGACAAGGCCTTGGTGTCCGTGCAGGAGGCGCTTCGTCTGAGTCCCAACGCTTATGGCTCGAATGCGCTGCTGGGCCGTATCTATCTTCAGCGGAGTGATCCCGAGCGGGCCGCCGAGGCCTTTCGGTTAGAGGTTTCCCACGTCGATGGGGAGTTGGGGCTGGCGATGGCCGCCCTTGATCTGGAGCCTCGCGAGGTATTCGAGCGCCGACGCGACGAATGGCTCGATCAATGGGCTGAGGACTATCCCTTCAAGGCGGCCATGCTCTCGGGCTACGCCGGGGAAGTCGACCGGGCGTTCGAGTGGCTAGAAGGGATCGCCCGCGGCGGCCTCAGCGACTCGTTCTGGAAACCCGAGTTCGATTCGCTTCGTGACGACCCGCGCTGGGATGCGCTACTCGAGCGCCACGGACTTGCACCCGAGCAGCGCGAGGCGATTCAGTTCGAGATCGAGATTCCCGGTCCGGACGCCTGAACCTGGCTTCCAGACTATCCACCGGTCTCGTTCGACATGAAGATCTCGTAATCGTCCGGGTGGCCCATGTAGTTGTCGAGGTTGACGGGCGAGAGCGGATCGGCCGCCAGTGCTGCTTCAACGACACGCCGGTTGAACGGTGAGGTGGCCTTGCGGGCCAGGTATTCGTCGACCGGCATCCACAGGGCCTTTTCCAGTTCGTCACCGTCGAGGCGAATGTCGAAATCAAGCGGTTTCAGCCGGCACACGGCGTAGATGTTGGAAGCACCGAACTGGCCGCGGTGGTGATGGCGCATGCCGACCAGTCCGTGGAACTCGGTCCGAATCCCGGTTTCCTCGAACACTTCGCGAATGGCCGCATCGGCCAGGTGCTCGCCCCGTTCGAGCATGCCGCCGGGCAGCTTGAGGTGCTCGGGCCGGTCAACGCGGTCGCGTTTCTCCAGCACGACCAGAATGTGATTGTCATCGGACAGCACCAGACCGCCGGCGCCGATGCTGTGGGTGCAGGCCTCCGGAATGTAGGCGGCCTCGACCAGGCGCTGGACCAGCATCAGGGTTTCGTTGCGGCAGTGGTGCAGGGTGAAGCCAAGGTCCAGGGCCTCGGGCAGCAGCTCGCCCCGGCGAGCCGGTATCTCGAGCCAGGCCAGCTTGAGTCCCTCCCGCGTCCACGCTGCCAGCGCAGTTGCGATCGCATCGCGAAACGCGGCGGCTTCCGATGGTAGTTCGCTGCCGGCGATAAAGACACCGCCATATCGGTTTCTCAGTCCCTGAAGCATGGCCTCGATCTCGCCTGAGCGCTACAGCAGGATTAACGTTGCCAGGCCCAGGAAGGCGAAGAAGCCGACCACGTCGGTCACCGTCGTGACGAAGGGACCGGAGGCCAGGGCCGGGTCGATGTTTAAACGCTCGAGCACGATCGGAATGACGATGCCGCCGAGGGCTGCGCCCACCAGCGTGAATGCCATGGCCAGCGCAATCACGGCGCCGAGCATGGGGATGCCGAACCATAAGCCGGCCACCAGGGCCATGACGATACCGAAACCGATGCCGTTGATGGCGCCCACCTTGATTTCGCGCCAGCTGACGCGAAGCGCATTGCGCCGCGTCAGTTCGCGCGTGGCGATGGCGCGCACGGCCACGGTCATGGTCTGCGTACCGGCGTTGCCACCCATCGAAGCGACGATCGGCATCAGTACGGCCAGGGCCACCATCTGGTCGATGGTGTCGGCATAGAAGCCGATAACGACCGAGGCAAGAATCGCCGTGACCAGGTTGACCATCAGCCAAACCGCCCGGGCACGCGTGGTCTGCCAGACGGTATCGGCCAGGCTGGAATCTTCGTCGACGCCGGCCAGGCGCAGGATGTCCTCCTCGTGCTCCTCGTCGAGTACGGCCATGGCATCGTCGATCGTGATCATGCCGGCCAGGCGACCGTGCTCGTCGACCACTGGTGCGGAAATCATGTGGTAGTGATTGAACAGGTAGGCGACATCGGCCTCTTCATCGGTGACGCTAATCGTTCGGAAACTGGGTTCAATGATTTCGGTCAGCAGTACGTGTCGCCGGGAGGACAGCAAGCGGCCCAGGGTGATGTAGCCCACCGGTTTCATCGCTGGCGAGACCAGGATGACGTGGTAGAACTGGCCCGGCAGGGATTCGTCGTTGCGGATGTAGTCGATGGCCTGGCCGACGCTCCAGTCTTCCGGAACCGCGACCAGTTCGCGCTGCATCAGGCGGCCGGCGGAGTACTCCGGGTAGGACAGGGCGCCTTCGACGCCGATGCGGTCCTTGATCTCGAGCGCTTCGAGCAGGCGTGCCTGCTGTTCTTCTTCCAGGTCTTCGACCAGGTCGACGACATCGTCGGAATCGAGGTCGCGGATGGCTTCGGCCACGACTTCCGGCGGCATGGCTTCGAGTAGCGGTTCGCGTACGGATTCGTCGAGTTCCGACAGGACTTCGCCGTCGATGTCGTCGCCCCACAACTCGACCAGCGCCATGCGCTCGGGCTGGCTGATCTGCTCGATCAGGTCGGCGACGTCGGCGGCGTGCAGGGGCTCGAGCAGTTCATTGAGCTGATCGGAGTCCTGGGCTTCGACGGCATCGATGACAGACTGGATATGCGCCTGTTCCAGGCCCTCTGAGATGTCTTCCTTCTCCGGCGGTGTCTCTTGCTGCACGGGAATTCTCCTCGGTGGATCCTCTGGCTGGTGGCGGTTCATTCAGATCGATGATCCGCCTGCCTTGCTCCTGAATTATTGCAGGTCTGCGTCCGGGGCAGGATAAATCGAATACAAAGTATCGCGCTCGCATCGGTAAACTGGCGCCATGGCCGATACCCGACTCGTTCTCGATTACCCGCCCCTGAGCCGCCACCGCCAGGAGCTGCAGGAGCAGCGGCGCCTGCGCCGGCGCCGTCTGGCGATCGCCGTGCCGGTGGCCATCCTGGTCGTGCTGGCGGCAGCCCGCCTGAGCCTGCCGCTGGCCGTCATGCTCGGCGGCATCGGCGCGCTGGTGCTCTTCTTTATGGCCCTGCCGGGCACGAGTTCGGTCGATGCGGGGCAGTTGGCCGGAGTAGAGGGGGAGGTGAACGTACTCCAGAGGCTGGCGCAGCTGCCCGCGGATTTCCTGCTGCTCAACCGCGTTCGCCTGCCCGACGAAACGCTGACCAACGGCGAGCGCGAGCTCGATTTCGTCGTCGCCGGGCCGACCGGCTTGTGGGTGATCGAGGTCAAGAACACGCCGGGCCATGTTCGCGTGCGACCGCAGGAAAAGCACTGGCCGCTGGCCCGGCGCGCTGGCTGCGGCAGCCGGCCGAGCTGGAACGCCATGGCCAACCCGATCCCGCAGGTGCGTGAGCAGGTGGGGGCGCTGGAACGCTGGTTGTTGCAGCGGGGTGTGACCGAGCGGGCCATGCCGATGGTGGTGCTGGCGCATCCGGAAGTGGCGCTCAGCGATGCCGATCAGGCCGATGTGCCGGTCCTGGTTCGCGACCAGGTGGCGCCGTATCTGGCCAACGCCGCCCGGGCTCCCGTCGATGCCTCCACGATTGCGGTGCTTGAGCGGCTCAGGGGCTGAGCAGGTGCGGAGTTCGGGTTAGACTGCCGGTCCGGTCCCGTCCAAGGAGTCTCGAACGATGTTTCAGTTCAATCATTTCAACCGCGCGTTTCTCTCGATGATCCTGTTGCTTGCGGTCGGAATGAGCGTGGCCGCTGCCGAAGATCAGCGCTTGCGCTCCGAGGACTTGTTCGACCTGCAATACGCCAGCGAGGTGCAGATTTCCCCCGACGGCGAGCAGGTGGTCTACGTGCGTGCCATCAACGACATCATGAACGATTCGACTCGCTCGAATCTGTGGATGGTCGACCGCGACGGCGGTGATCACCGACCGCTGCTGTCCGGGCGCGACAGTTATTCGTCCCCGCGTTTCTCGCCTTCGGGCGATCGCCTGGCCTATGTGGCCGATGACGGCAAGGGCAAGACCCAGCTCTTCGTGCGCTGGATGGACAGCGGCGACACGGCCATGGTGACCAACCTGGTCGAATCTCCTTCATCGATCGCCTGGTCGCCGGATGGCAAGTCCATCGCCTTCACCATGCGTGTGCCGGCCGAGAAGCCCTCGCTGGCCGAGGCGCCCAAGAAGCCCGAAGGCGCCGAGTGGGCGCCCGATCCGGTGTTGATCGACAGCGTCGTCTATCGCTTCGACGGGCGCGGCTACATCGACCCGGGGTTCAGCCACATCTTCGTGGTGAGTGCCGACGGCGGTGCGGCGCGGCAGCTCACCACGGGTGATTTCGATCACGGTGGTGCCCTGGCCTGGATGCCCGATGGCAGCGGCCTCGTGTTCTCGGCCA
This portion of the Wenzhouxiangella sp. XN201 genome encodes:
- a CDS encoding nuclease-related domain-containing protein — protein: MADTRLVLDYPPLSRHRQELQEQRRLRRRRLAIAVPVAILVVLAAARLSLPLAVMLGGIGALVLFFMALPGTSSVDAGQLAGVEGEVNVLQRLAQLPADFLLLNRVRLPDETLTNGERELDFVVAGPTGLWVIEVKNTPGHVRVRPQEKHWPLARRAGCGSRPSWNAMANPIPQVREQVGALERWLLQRGVTERAMPMVVLAHPEVALSDADQADVPVLVRDQVAPYLANAARAPVDASTIAVLERLRG